The genomic region CCTCGTCGGGTTCGCGTGAGGCAGACATGGCGTTCATCCTCGCACGCTGGACTGGGCGGGCTGTCAGCAGCCCCGGTCTGCGGCCGCAGGATCGCCGCCATCGCGCCAGGTTTCCGCGATCGCGCCACGAAACGTGGCGCGGCAGACGAGACGTGGCGCGGTCAGCGTGCACAGAAGGGCGGCACGCCGCGCCCTCGGCCGACTAGCTCGGCGTGATGCGGAAGCGCTCCGCACGGGTGCGGATGATCTCCGCCCGCGCCAGGCGCGGCTTGTCGCTGCCGTCGCGGATGACGCGCCCGTTCGCCTCGAACTCCGCGAGGAAGTCGTACGCCCAACGCACGTCGGCCGAGCTCGGGCTCATGCACTCGTTGATGACATCCGGCTGTTCGAAGTCGAGGCAGAGCTTGCCCGTCATGCCCATCGCGACGGCCGCCCCGGCCTGCTCGCGCAGCACGGGGTGCGTGCTCGCCACCGTCGGTCCGTCGACCGGACCGGGGAGGTTGCCGAGACGGCTGGCCACCACGAGTCGCGTGCGCGGGTACGCCATGGCGAGGTTGTCGTTGGATGCGCCGGTGTCGCGTCGGTAGTCGCCGCTTCCGAACGCGAGACGAGACACGCCACGGGCACGAGAGATGGAACCGGCATCTTCGATGCCGACGGCGGACTCGACGAGAGCGATCACGTCGGTGTGGCCGCCGAGCCGCTGATAGGTGTCGGTGACCTGCTCCGCCGCCTCGGTCTTGGCCAACATCACGCCCGCGAGGCCGGGCGCTCCGGTGAGCTCGGCGATGTCGTCTGCCCAGAACTCGCTGGTCCAGTCGTTGATGCGCACCCACGCGCTGCCGCCACCCCGCAGCCAGCCGATGACGTTGGCCCGTGCCTCGGCCTTGCGCGAGCCGTCGACCGCGTCTTCGAGGTCGAGGATGACCTGGTCGGCTCGCGAGAGCTGCGCCTGGTCGAAGCTGTCGACGGCAAGAGCGGAGAGGAGCAACCAGGAGCGCGCATCGCCCGACTTCACGCGCACCTCCTCGCGGGCCAGGCGCTTCTCGGCCAGCTCGGATCCTTGCTCGGTGGTGGTGTCTGACATGGACTCTCCTCGGTATCGGCCGGCGTCGTCGCGCGGCACGACGTGAGGCGCGTTGCACACTCAGGGTCGAACACCGAGATGCTCGGTCGCAACACGCCCTAGTCAGCCTATGTCGCAGGATGCTTGCGCTTCGTTGTGAGCGACCGACAAATCGTGCCGTGCGAGGTGCGCTCTTCTCACTCCGCGAGGGTCGCCGGCTCCGCGAGCACTCTCCGCAGAACCGGCCGGGTGGCGACGACTCCGAGCGCCACCACCAGGATGCCTGCGGCGATGCTCGCTGCGATCGTCAGCAGCGAGAGCGGTGCGAGCACGAGCGTGACCCCGGCCAGCGGCAGCACCACGACGGCGGCCGTCACCGAGGATCCGATGGTCACGACGCGCAGAGGCGACAGCACGGCGCGGGCGCGGGCCGCGTTCATCGTGCGCACCGGCATCCCGAGCCTGTCCAGGCTCACGTAGAGGTCACGGCGGTCGAGGATGGCCGATGCCTGACTCACGCCCACCGAGCACGCCACCATGACGAACGAGATCGCCAGGGTGATGTAGACGCCGGTGCGGATGTCTGCCAGCAGCACCAGCTGGTCGTACTCCTGACGGTCGCCGGAGACTGCTCCGATCATGGCGAGAGCCGTCCCTGCGAAGACGGCGATGAAGCACGTCATCGACACACCGCTCACCTGGCGCCAGGCCGCCTTGGGCGACTCCAGCACGGTGCGGGCCGCGATGAGTCGCTGCGGCGTCTCCGCCTTGCGCAGCCCCGACTTCGCGAACAGCCGGATGACCAGCGGGCCGACCAGTCCGAGCACCGCATTCGCCGCGACGAACGCCGCCGTGAGCACGACGATGATGGCCACGGATCCGCCGAACACGTCGGGATTCGCCACGCAGAAGACCACGGCGCCCAGCACGATGACTCCCACGATGAGCCTGACCCACCTGGTCTTCGGCGCGGTCTGCCTGGTGCGCACGCCGAGGGGGGAGACGATCACGCCGCGCAGCCCGATGGCCGCGCTGACCGCGGCGAGCAGCCCGACCCCGATGATCACCGCGAGCACGATGAGCGGGTTCAGCAGCAGTGCGAGAGCGCCGATCGCCTCACCGCGAAAGTGGATCAGTCCCACCAGCGGGGTGAGCACGACGTAGAGCAGGGTGCCGGCGACCGCGCCAACCACCGCGAGCGCCGCCGACTCGAGCACCGTGATGCGGGCGACGAAGCCTGTTGTCGCGCCGAGCAGGCGCAACGTCGCGAGCCGGTCGTCGCGCCGTCTGGCCGAAAGCCTGGCCGCCGACCCGCCCAACGAGGCGAGCGGCACGAGCAGCAGCGCAGAGGCGAACACCGCGAGCGCCTGGTAGAGGATGCCCAACGAGTCGTGCCAGCGAAAGAACGAGATCGCTCCGGCGAGCGTGGTGAGCAGCAGCGCCGTCGCGATCCCGAACGCCACGATCGGCAGCACGAGGGCGGCGCGCCCGGATGCCGTCGGCCGCGCGAGCAGCCGCGCCACCGCGATCGTGCTCATCGCTGCGCCTCAGCGGTGGGCGTCTCGATGTAGTCCATGCCCGCCACCTTCGACCGCGTCTCGACGACGCGCCCGTCACGCACCCGCACCGTGCGCGTGCAGCGGGCCGCGACGCCCTCGTCGTGGGTCACGACCACGAGGGTGCGACCGCGGCCGGTGGTGGAGCCGATCAGGGCATCCATCACGTCGGCCGAGGTGGCGGAGTCGAGCGCGCCCGTCGGCTCGTCGGCGAAGACCACGAGCGGCGAGATCACCTGGGCGCGGGCGACGGCCACACGCTGCGCCTGGCCGCCGGAGAGCTGCCCGATGCGACGCTGCTCGAGCCCGGAGAGGCCGAGGGCGGCGAGCCACCCTGCAGCACGCTGCTCCGCCTCGGCGCGCGGCACTCCGGACAGCATGAGCGGCAGCGCCGCGTTCTCCACGGCGGTCAGCTCGGGCACGAGCAGCCCCTGCTGAAAGACGAAGCCGAAGGTCTCGCGGCGCAGCTTGGAGCGCTCGGCGTCGTTCAGCTCCCCGATCGACACGGCTGGCTCGTCGCCGCCCGATGCCGCCGAGCGGTGCAGCTCGACGCGACCGGAGTCCGGCGTGAGGATGCCCGCCAGCACATGCAGCAGCGTCGACTTGCCCGACCCGGACGCGCCCATGATCGCCAGAGCCTCGCCTGCCTGCACCTGCAGGGATACTCCGGCGAGCGCATGCGTGTCGCCG from Humibacter ginsenosidimutans harbors:
- a CDS encoding ABC transporter ATP-binding protein; translated protein: MTVILEASDLTKSYGDTHALAGVSLQVQAGEALAIMGASGSGKSTLLHVLAGILTPDSGRVELHRSAASGGDEPAVSIGELNDAERSKLRRETFGFVFQQGLLVPELTAVENAALPLMLSGVPRAEAEQRAAGWLAALGLSGLEQRRIGQLSGGQAQRVAVARAQVISPLVVFADEPTGALDSATSADVMDALIGSTTGRGRTLVVVTHDEGVAARCTRTVRVRDGRVVETRSKVAGMDYIETPTAEAQR
- a CDS encoding HpcH/HpaI aldolase/citrate lyase family protein encodes the protein MSDTTTEQGSELAEKRLAREEVRVKSGDARSWLLLSALAVDSFDQAQLSRADQVILDLEDAVDGSRKAEARANVIGWLRGGGSAWVRINDWTSEFWADDIAELTGAPGLAGVMLAKTEAAEQVTDTYQRLGGHTDVIALVESAVGIEDAGSISRARGVSRLAFGSGDYRRDTGASNDNLAMAYPRTRLVVASRLGNLPGPVDGPTVASTHPVLREQAGAAVAMGMTGKLCLDFEQPDVINECMSPSSADVRWAYDFLAEFEANGRVIRDGSDKPRLARAEIIRTRAERFRITPS
- a CDS encoding FtsX-like permease family protein; protein product: MSTIAVARLLARPTASGRAALVLPIVAFGIATALLLTTLAGAISFFRWHDSLGILYQALAVFASALLLVPLASLGGSAARLSARRRDDRLATLRLLGATTGFVARITVLESAALAVVGAVAGTLLYVVLTPLVGLIHFRGEAIGALALLLNPLIVLAVIIGVGLLAAVSAAIGLRGVIVSPLGVRTRQTAPKTRWVRLIVGVIVLGAVVFCVANPDVFGGSVAIIVVLTAAFVAANAVLGLVGPLVIRLFAKSGLRKAETPQRLIAARTVLESPKAAWRQVSGVSMTCFIAVFAGTALAMIGAVSGDRQEYDQLVLLADIRTGVYITLAISFVMVACSVGVSQASAILDRRDLYVSLDRLGMPVRTMNAARARAVLSPLRVVTIGSSVTAAVVVLPLAGVTLVLAPLSLLTIAASIAAGILVVALGVVATRPVLRRVLAEPATLAE